A window from Megalobrama amblycephala isolate DHTTF-2021 linkage group LG9, ASM1881202v1, whole genome shotgun sequence encodes these proteins:
- the znf706 gene encoding zinc finger protein 706 translates to MARGHQKIQSQQKNAKKQAEIKKSKGHDQKTAAKAALVFTCGVCRSQMPDPKTFKQHFESKHPKTPLPPELEGVEA, encoded by the exons ATGGCTCGTGGACACCAGAAAATCCAGTCTCAGCAGAAAAACGCCAAGAAGCAGGCAGAGATCAAGAAATCCAAAGGCCACGACCAGAAGACCGCGGCAAAAGCGGCGCTGGTGTTCACATGTGGCGTCTGCAGG TCACAAATGCCAGATCCCAAGACCTTCAAGCAACATTTTGAGAGCAAGCACCCCAAGACCCCCCTTCCCCCAGAGCTGGAAGGCGTTGAGGCATGA